In Artemia franciscana chromosome 8, ASM3288406v1, whole genome shotgun sequence, a genomic segment contains:
- the LOC136030263 gene encoding uncharacterized protein LOC136030263 isoform X2, which produces MKIFLFLSLVAVVFGSDEAQLDDGKSGAYNIPSKYVNQLPASYEYGLRGDYRYRGNYARIPYYCPAIHKCFDGSSLKDLYFRCPVLYPFDCKDIRAPVRAY; this is translated from the exons ATGAAA attttcctttttcttagcCTCGTTGCTGTTGTTTTTGGCTCAGATGAAGCCCAGTTAGATGATGGCAAAAGTGGTGCATACAATATACCTAGCAAATATGTAAACCAATTGCCAGCAAGCTATGAATACGGATTAAGAGGAGACTATAGATACAGAGGGAACTATGCAAGAATTCCCTATTATTGCCCTGCCATTCATAAATGTTTTGATGGCTCTTCTCTTAAAGATCTGTACTTCCGATGCCCAGTTCTCTACCCATTCGACTGCAAAGACATTAGAGCCCCAGTAAGAGCatattga